One Halovivax ruber XH-70 genomic region harbors:
- a CDS encoding 16S ribosomal RNA methyltransferase A codes for MRDPDDLLARAGVRGNPDRDQHFLVDDRVLDRLPTYLDAVDSIDGDDGPTEGGPLADAHLLEIGPGTGALTDRLLATGATVTAIERDRKLAGFLRREFDEAIEAGRLTVIEGDALDVALPDVTASVSNLPYSASSDLTFRLLPRGIELVLMFQREFAERMIAEPGTSDYGRLSVSTQHYAAVEIVETVPPEAFSPPPAVESAIVRTEPRAPPYEVADETFFLRFVKALFTQRRKTVRNGIRNTAHISGLDDPAAVVDATPEELLAKRPDAVTPTEFAELATIAESVNDD; via the coding sequence ATGAGAGATCCGGACGACTTGCTGGCCAGAGCCGGGGTCCGTGGTAATCCCGATCGTGACCAGCACTTCCTCGTCGACGACCGCGTCCTCGACCGACTACCGACGTATCTCGACGCGGTCGATTCGATCGATGGTGACGACGGTCCGACCGAAGGGGGCCCGCTCGCCGATGCTCACCTCCTCGAAATCGGACCGGGAACGGGCGCGCTGACGGACCGATTGTTGGCGACCGGCGCGACCGTCACCGCGATCGAGCGCGATCGGAAACTCGCCGGCTTTCTGCGCCGGGAGTTCGACGAGGCGATCGAAGCGGGACGGCTGACGGTGATCGAAGGCGACGCGCTCGACGTGGCGCTCCCCGACGTGACCGCGTCCGTCTCGAACCTTCCCTATAGCGCGTCGAGCGACCTCACCTTTCGGCTCCTCCCACGAGGGATCGAACTGGTATTGATGTTCCAGCGAGAGTTTGCAGAGCGCATGATCGCCGAGCCAGGAACGTCCGACTATGGGCGACTCTCCGTCTCTACCCAGCACTACGCAGCCGTCGAGATCGTCGAGACGGTCCCTCCCGAGGCGTTCTCGCCACCACCGGCCGTCGAGAGTGCGATCGTTCGAACGGAGCCGCGGGCACCGCCGTACGAGGTAGCCGACGAGACGTTCTTCCTCAGGTTCGTGAAGGCGCTGTTCACGCAGCGACGCAAGACCGTCCGAAACGGCATTCGAAACACCGCCCACATCTCCGGACTGGACGACCCAGCGGCCGTCGTCGACGCGACACCGGAGGAGTTGCTGGCGAAACGCCCAGACGCCGTGACGCCGACGGAGTTCGCCGAGCTGGCAACGATCGCCGAGTCAGTAAACGACGACTGA
- a CDS encoding DUF655 domain-containing protein — protein MSESDRDESTERHAVVLDYLAHGHSTGGRRQYDRSPTGYALDVDDFGLYEVAFDEDERLTIGTRVVIEPPEARTVVEDAWPVEYDALSSGAHSELEYVIQDLIDENEERFVDFYNEAQPITLRLHQLNLLPGIGKKLRNAILEERKRKPFESFDELSERVSGLHDPDEILVERILEELRDDDLKYRTFVGREAESKN, from the coding sequence ATGAGTGAATCCGATCGTGATGAGTCGACGGAGCGGCACGCGGTGGTGCTGGACTATCTGGCCCACGGGCACTCCACTGGCGGGCGGCGACAGTACGACCGCTCACCAACCGGATACGCCCTCGACGTGGACGATTTTGGGCTCTACGAGGTCGCTTTCGACGAAGACGAGCGCCTGACTATCGGAACGCGGGTGGTCATCGAGCCGCCGGAAGCACGGACGGTGGTCGAAGACGCCTGGCCAGTCGAGTACGACGCGCTCTCCTCCGGAGCACACTCCGAACTCGAGTACGTGATCCAGGACCTGATCGACGAGAACGAGGAGCGATTCGTCGACTTCTACAACGAGGCACAGCCGATCACCCTCAGGCTGCACCAGCTCAATCTGCTGCCGGGGATCGGGAAGAAACTCAGAAACGCCATCCTCGAAGAACGAAAACGCAAGCCCTTCGAGAGCTTCGACGAGCTATCGGAGCGTGTCTCCGGATTGCACGATCCCGACGAGATCCTCGTCGAGCGAATCCTGGAGGAGCTTCGAGACGACGATCTGAAGTACCGGACGTTCGTCGGGCGCGAAGCCGAATCCAAAAACTGA
- a CDS encoding RNA polymerase Rpb4 family protein: protein MTIFKEIVDEEYLTISETKELLADIETERALDEDRELRYELARAIEHANRFAVLEPEESLELVDELNELEKIDEPTAYKITNLLPRDRSELRAVFAQERYSLSGDELDEILDIIAKYA from the coding sequence ATGACGATCTTCAAAGAGATCGTCGACGAGGAGTATCTCACGATCTCTGAGACCAAAGAACTCCTCGCCGACATCGAGACCGAACGGGCGCTCGACGAGGACCGCGAGCTTCGCTACGAACTCGCCCGTGCGATCGAGCACGCCAACCGGTTCGCCGTACTCGAACCCGAGGAGTCGCTCGAACTCGTCGACGAACTCAACGAGCTCGAGAAGATCGACGAACCGACGGCGTACAAGATCACGAACTTGCTGCCCAGAGATCGCAGCGAACTCAGAGCCGTCTTCGCGCAGGAGCGATACTCGCTCTCTGGCGACGAACTCGACGAGATCCTCGATATCATCGCGAAGTACGCCTGA
- a CDS encoding 50S ribosomal protein L21e, with product MPKSNGPRQGTRNKLRNKPRERGTSPPQRAIQDYDEGQKVHLKIDPSVTNGRFHPRFDGRTGEVVGTQGDAFKVRVSDGGSSKTLIVTAAHLRAQNE from the coding sequence ATGCCCAAATCGAACGGACCTCGGCAGGGAACGCGGAACAAACTCCGTAACAAGCCCCGGGAGCGAGGCACGTCGCCGCCGCAGCGAGCGATTCAGGACTACGACGAGGGCCAGAAGGTCCACCTGAAGATCGATCCGAGCGTCACGAACGGACGCTTTCACCCACGATTCGACGGCCGAACCGGTGAGGTCGTCGGGACGCAGGGCGACGCGTTCAAAGTACGCGTCTCCGACGGTGGCTCGTCGAAGACGCTCATCGTCACGGCCGCTCACCTTCGCGCACAGAACGAATGA
- a CDS encoding cystathionine gamma-synthase, with translation MDDQYRFETRSIHAGQEPDAETGALMTPIHANSTYEQDAPGDHRGYEYSRTGNPTRSDLEANLASLENADNGRCFASGMGAINTVLNTLSAGDHVVTGNDVYGGTHRIFTQVYEEYDIEFTFVDMTDLEAIEAGFRENTELLWLETPTNPLMSIVDIEGASAIAHDHDAICAIDNTFATPYLQRPLDLGADVVSHSLTKYLSGHSDVVGGALLTNDSDLDERFGFYQNAVGATPGPFESFLVLRGTKTLPVRMDRHCENARRIASWLDDHADVERVHYPGLESHPGHDLAAQQMDDFGGMLSFELDATMDEAGAVVSNTEVFTLAESLGGVESLIEQPAPMTHAAVPRDERIAAGLTDGLIRVSVGIEHVDDQLADLEQAIDVALS, from the coding sequence ATGGACGACCAGTACCGATTCGAGACCCGATCGATCCACGCCGGCCAGGAGCCAGATGCAGAGACCGGGGCGTTGATGACGCCGATTCACGCCAACTCGACGTACGAACAGGACGCGCCGGGCGACCATCGCGGCTACGAGTACTCGCGGACCGGGAACCCGACGCGCAGCGATCTCGAAGCCAATCTCGCCAGCCTCGAGAACGCCGACAACGGGCGGTGTTTTGCGAGCGGGATGGGGGCGATCAACACCGTCCTGAACACCCTCTCGGCGGGAGATCACGTCGTCACCGGCAACGACGTCTACGGCGGAACCCACCGGATCTTCACGCAGGTCTACGAGGAGTACGATATCGAGTTCACCTTCGTCGACATGACCGATCTCGAGGCCATCGAGGCTGGCTTCCGGGAGAACACGGAACTGCTCTGGCTCGAGACGCCGACGAATCCACTCATGTCCATCGTCGACATCGAGGGTGCGTCCGCGATCGCACACGACCACGACGCGATCTGCGCGATCGACAACACGTTCGCGACCCCGTACCTCCAGCGCCCGCTCGATCTGGGCGCCGACGTCGTCTCGCACTCGCTCACCAAGTACCTCAGCGGCCACTCGGACGTCGTCGGCGGTGCGCTGTTGACGAACGATTCAGACCTGGACGAGCGCTTCGGCTTCTACCAGAATGCCGTCGGGGCCACGCCCGGTCCGTTCGAGAGCTTCCTCGTGCTCCGTGGAACGAAGACGCTCCCGGTCAGGATGGACCGCCACTGCGAGAACGCCCGTCGGATCGCGTCCTGGCTCGACGATCACGCCGACGTCGAACGCGTCCACTATCCCGGACTCGAGTCCCACCCGGGTCACGATCTCGCTGCCCAACAGATGGACGACTTCGGTGGCATGCTGAGTTTCGAACTCGATGCCACGATGGACGAGGCGGGTGCCGTCGTCTCGAACACCGAGGTGTTCACGCTCGCGGAGAGTCTCGGCGGCGTCGAGAGCCTCATCGAACAGCCGGCACCGATGACCCACGCCGCAGTCCCCCGCGACGAGCGCATCGCAGCCGGGCTGACCGATGGGTTGATTCGCGTCAGCGTCGGTATCGAACACGTCGACGATCAGCTCGCCGATCTCGAGCAGGCGATCGACGTGGCTCTGTCCTGA
- a CDS encoding helix-turn-helix domain-containing protein has product MKSLRIAIEPDPETVAPESNLAVAAPAIDRQLILGGFVHDSVESTISYVDGDPDAVAEILRESTGVETYEITRSTGGCYLYQQQGLTESALDLFEAFFRESIVVLTPYELRADGSIRMTVVGDGAKVQAVIEEFPDEVTVEIVRVGDSVGGPASELSARQREAVSVAWDCGYYEVPRETGIERVAAELDCAISTASDLIRRAESRLVANALDVRR; this is encoded by the coding sequence GTGAAGTCGCTCAGAATCGCGATCGAACCCGACCCGGAAACGGTTGCACCCGAGTCGAACCTCGCGGTCGCGGCACCGGCGATCGATCGCCAGCTGATACTCGGCGGATTCGTCCACGACAGTGTGGAATCGACCATCTCCTACGTGGACGGAGATCCCGACGCCGTTGCGGAGATTCTCCGGGAGTCGACGGGGGTCGAAACCTACGAAATTACCCGGTCTACCGGCGGCTGTTATCTCTACCAACAGCAAGGACTCACCGAATCGGCGCTGGACCTGTTCGAGGCGTTCTTCAGAGAGTCGATCGTCGTCCTCACGCCGTACGAACTCCGGGCGGACGGGTCGATCCGCATGACCGTCGTCGGTGACGGGGCGAAAGTACAGGCCGTCATCGAGGAGTTTCCCGACGAGGTTACCGTAGAGATCGTTCGCGTCGGTGATTCCGTCGGTGGGCCGGCGAGCGAACTCTCGGCACGCCAGCGCGAAGCAGTCTCCGTCGCCTGGGACTGTGGCTACTACGAGGTCCCCCGCGAGACGGGGATCGAACGCGTCGCAGCCGAACTCGACTGTGCGATTTCGACCGCCTCCGATCTCATTCGACGAGCCGAGTCACGTCTCGTCGCGAATGCCCTCGACGTACGACGGTAA
- a CDS encoding class I SAM-dependent methyltransferase, producing MNAANAGNDGGAGNVSTSDEVSDPGRETGESGVEASATDAPPDGKSSTTDATDDRTVDADVLDPFRAAGGTIVTPDAQPREPPRGDRGRGQVLYDWWSDREWLYDGFMRLSASMRDETMDVLDCQRGETVLDLACGPGTNFEVLREAVGSSGTVVGLDYSPGMTRWAIDLVEERGWENVHVVEADATNTCGPDGTFDAIVTTFALHTVPDPAAALENVRDALAPGGRFVVLDSRPLTDGAGRVINPLYERLIAWMVNHQRSVDTLALLRDEFDRVRLVETYDGGAGYLAVAEAADTTQSG from the coding sequence ATGAACGCTGCGAACGCGGGCAACGATGGCGGTGCAGGCAACGTATCGACGTCAGATGAGGTGTCGGACCCAGGACGAGAGACAGGCGAGAGTGGAGTCGAGGCGTCGGCGACAGATGCCCCTCCGGACGGTAAGTCTTCGACTACGGATGCGACCGACGATCGGACCGTCGACGCGGACGTGCTCGATCCGTTTCGGGCCGCCGGTGGTACGATCGTCACGCCCGACGCACAGCCGCGGGAACCACCGAGAGGCGACCGGGGCCGCGGTCAGGTACTGTACGATTGGTGGAGTGACCGCGAGTGGTTGTACGACGGATTCATGCGTCTTTCGGCCTCTATGCGAGACGAGACGATGGACGTTCTCGATTGCCAACGGGGCGAGACCGTCCTCGATCTCGCCTGCGGACCGGGAACGAACTTCGAGGTTCTTCGCGAGGCGGTCGGTTCGTCGGGGACCGTCGTTGGACTGGATTACAGTCCGGGGATGACCCGGTGGGCGATCGACCTCGTCGAGGAGCGTGGCTGGGAGAACGTCCACGTCGTCGAGGCCGACGCCACGAACACGTGCGGGCCCGACGGTACGTTCGACGCGATCGTCACGACGTTCGCGCTCCACACAGTTCCCGACCCCGCGGCCGCGCTCGAGAACGTTCGTGACGCACTCGCGCCGGGCGGTCGGTTCGTCGTCTTGGATTCACGTCCGCTCACGGACGGCGCCGGGCGTGTGATAAACCCTCTCTACGAGCGGCTCATCGCGTGGATGGTCAATCACCAACGCAGCGTCGATACACTGGCGTTACTGCGGGACGAATTCGACCGGGTTCGACTCGTCGAAACCTATGACGGCGGCGCGGGATACCTCGCAGTCGCGGAGGCGGCCGATACGACCCAGTCCGGCTGA
- a CDS encoding MBL fold metallo-hydrolase translates to MTDDTYVHALTIPIEFGGRTVSITPTAVETDDGLLLVDAGPEPATDRLATALADVGFGLADVERVILTHHDADHAGGLAPLREHTDVTIGAHPAEIPHVTGDEMPVKGPDDDRYPPVAVDEELTDGEEFSTRAGPLRVVETPGHTAGHISLYLPDERLLLAGDALVADEDEPLSGPKPAYTVDEDRAADSVASLAELDVEHVICHHGGYAPCGSDRIHAIAASLQDGD, encoded by the coding sequence ATGACCGACGACACGTACGTGCACGCACTCACGATTCCGATCGAGTTCGGCGGTCGGACGGTCTCGATCACCCCCACCGCGGTGGAGACTGACGACGGCCTCCTCCTCGTCGACGCGGGTCCCGAACCGGCGACGGACCGGCTGGCGACCGCGCTCGCCGACGTCGGATTCGGCCTCGCCGACGTCGAACGGGTCATCCTCACCCACCACGACGCCGATCACGCCGGCGGGCTTGCGCCACTCCGTGAACACACGGACGTCACGATCGGCGCCCACCCCGCGGAGATTCCGCACGTGACTGGCGACGAGATGCCCGTGAAAGGGCCAGACGACGATCGCTACCCGCCAGTCGCGGTCGACGAGGAACTGACGGACGGCGAGGAATTCTCGACCCGTGCCGGCCCGCTTCGAGTCGTGGAGACCCCGGGCCACACGGCTGGTCACATCTCGCTGTATCTCCCCGACGAACGACTCCTCCTGGCTGGCGATGCCCTCGTCGCCGACGAGGACGAACCGCTCTCCGGACCGAAACCGGCCTACACGGTCGACGAGGATCGCGCGGCCGACTCCGTGGCGTCGCTTGCCGAACTCGACGTCGAACACGTGATCTGCCATCACGGCGGATACGCTCCGTGTGGGAGTGATCGCATTCACGCCATCGCAGCGTCGCTCCAGGACGGCGACTGA
- a CDS encoding elongation factor 1-beta, which yields MGKVAAAIKVMPNSPEIDLDDLQERLEASLPEGAKINGVEREDVAFGLIALIPTVIVPDGSGGTEAVEDSFADVDGVESVDVENVGRI from the coding sequence ATGGGTAAAGTAGCCGCTGCGATCAAGGTCATGCCGAACAGCCCCGAAATCGACCTGGACGATCTTCAGGAGCGACTCGAAGCCAGCCTCCCAGAGGGGGCGAAGATCAACGGCGTCGAACGCGAAGACGTCGCGTTCGGGCTCATCGCACTCATCCCGACCGTGATCGTTCCCGACGGCTCGGGCGGGACCGAAGCCGTCGAAGACTCGTTCGCGGACGTCGACGGCGTCGAGAGCGTCGACGTCGAGAACGTCGGCCGGATCTAA
- a CDS encoding HVO_2753 family zinc finger protein has translation MSTTDDRGQRACVSCGINVSGTNAARFKCPDCGTTINRCATCRKQSNLYECPDCGFTGP, from the coding sequence ATGAGTACGACGGACGACCGCGGACAGCGCGCGTGCGTGTCCTGCGGAATCAACGTTTCCGGGACGAACGCAGCGCGGTTCAAGTGCCCGGACTGTGGTACCACGATCAATCGCTGTGCCACCTGCCGGAAGCAAAGCAACCTCTACGAGTGTCCCGACTGCGGATTCACCGGTCCCTGA
- a CDS encoding tripartite tricarboxylate transporter permease translates to MFDLAVDPATTIRVCSWASAGIVLGTVSGAVPGLHANNFAFVLAGIAPAVPGPPVLVGVAMLAAGVVHTFVNAVPAMAIGVPDGEMAMTTLPGHRLVLAGRGHEAMVLSAIGSLLAVVVAVPLAVPITWLVVRLYPVVIDHLALVLGAVVLALVVSERTPVHMLGGAVTFCLAAGLGLVTLDIDPAAPLDAGGVLAPIFAGLFGAPVLLDAVHAGGLPPQDDARLRVSRRTVASTALAGTIAGAIVGFLPGISAAIAAVAVLVVVPGDEGLGSAGDRSYIVATSGVDTANTVFALVALLVIGSPRTGVMVAFDGTDAPLAFPILLATVVLAGIAGFVIVLFGGRYYVDVISRANYSVLSIAILTLLVGLAALFAGPMGVGIFAVASLIGLVPVRLCVRRVHLMGVLLGPLVVGSV, encoded by the coding sequence ATGTTCGATCTTGCCGTCGATCCAGCGACGACGATTCGGGTCTGTAGCTGGGCGAGCGCCGGTATCGTGCTCGGCACCGTTAGCGGAGCCGTTCCCGGCCTCCACGCGAACAATTTCGCGTTCGTCCTCGCAGGGATCGCTCCGGCCGTTCCCGGTCCGCCGGTGCTCGTCGGTGTCGCGATGCTCGCGGCGGGCGTCGTCCATACCTTCGTGAACGCCGTGCCGGCGATGGCGATCGGCGTCCCCGACGGGGAGATGGCGATGACGACGTTACCCGGACACCGACTCGTCCTCGCTGGGCGCGGTCACGAGGCAATGGTGCTGTCAGCGATCGGCAGCCTCCTGGCGGTCGTCGTCGCCGTCCCGCTCGCCGTGCCGATCACCTGGCTCGTCGTCAGGCTATACCCAGTCGTGATCGACCACCTCGCACTCGTCCTCGGAGCTGTTGTCCTGGCCCTCGTCGTGAGCGAACGGACGCCAGTGCACATGCTAGGTGGGGCGGTCACGTTCTGCCTGGCCGCCGGACTCGGGCTAGTCACCCTCGATATCGATCCGGCCGCACCCCTCGACGCCGGTGGGGTGCTCGCGCCGATATTCGCCGGGTTGTTCGGGGCGCCAGTGCTGTTAGATGCCGTCCACGCTGGCGGCCTTCCTCCACAGGACGACGCGAGGCTCCGTGTCTCTCGGCGGACCGTCGCCTCGACCGCGCTGGCCGGGACCATCGCTGGGGCGATCGTTGGCTTCCTCCCGGGAATTTCGGCGGCGATCGCCGCAGTCGCCGTACTCGTCGTCGTGCCGGGAGACGAGGGCCTCGGGTCGGCCGGCGATCGAAGCTACATCGTGGCCACGAGCGGTGTCGACACGGCGAACACGGTGTTCGCACTCGTCGCGTTACTCGTCATTGGAAGCCCCCGAACCGGCGTGATGGTCGCGTTCGACGGGACGGACGCACCGCTCGCCTTTCCCATTCTCCTCGCCACCGTGGTACTCGCAGGGATCGCAGGATTCGTGATCGTGCTCTTCGGGGGACGGTACTACGTAGACGTCATCAGTCGAGCGAACTACTCCGTTCTCTCTATCGCCATCCTCACGTTGCTCGTGGGCCTTGCCGCCCTCTTTGCCGGACCGATGGGTGTGGGGATATTCGCCGTCGCCAGCCTGATCGGCCTCGTCCCCGTTCGACTCTGCGTGCGTCGCGTCCATCTGATGGGCGTACTGCTCGGTCCGCTCGTCGTCGGCTCAGTGTGA
- the rpl12p gene encoding 50S ribosomal protein P1, translating to MEYVYAALILNESGEEINEDNLTDVLDAAGVDVEESRVKALVAALEDVDIDEAVADAAAVPAAGGAAGAGAAEEAGDDEDDEVEETSDVPDTTDDDDEDDEASGEGLGELFG from the coding sequence ATGGAATACGTATACGCTGCACTCATCCTGAACGAATCGGGCGAAGAGATCAACGAAGACAACCTGACCGACGTGCTCGACGCCGCCGGCGTCGACGTCGAAGAGTCCCGCGTGAAGGCGCTCGTCGCCGCACTCGAGGACGTCGACATCGACGAAGCCGTCGCCGACGCCGCGGCCGTTCCGGCCGCCGGTGGCGCAGCAGGCGCTGGCGCTGCCGAAGAAGCCGGTGACGACGAGGACGACGAGGTCGAAGAGACCAGCGACGTCCCGGACACGACGGACGACGATGACGAGGACGACGAGGCCAGCGGCGAGGGTCTCGGCGAACTCTTCGGCTAA
- a CDS encoding 50S ribosomal protein L10 — MSAEATRQTENLPEWKREETDEIEALIEGHENVGVVGIAGIPSKQLQDMRRELHGTAVLRVSRNTLQRRALEATGSDDLTEFVEGQVGLVLSDENPFSLYRELEASKTPAPIGAGEVAPNDIVIPEGDTGVDPGPFVGELQQIGANARIEDGSIQVMEDSTVLEAGEEVTADIENVLNELGIEAKEVGLDLRAAYADGVVFDPEDLDIDIDAYEQDVATAAAQARNLSVNAVYPTSQTAPTLVAKATGEAKSLGLQAAIEDEALMPDLVSKADGQLRALAAQIDDTEALPEALQDVEAPAPSTEDTAESDDESSDDQDDADDTEAEPDDDDDDDGSGAEGLGAMFG, encoded by the coding sequence ATGAGCGCTGAGGCCACTCGCCAGACCGAGAACTTGCCGGAGTGGAAGCGCGAAGAGACCGACGAGATCGAGGCCCTCATCGAGGGCCACGAGAACGTCGGTGTTGTTGGCATCGCCGGCATCCCCTCGAAACAGCTGCAGGACATGCGCCGCGAACTGCACGGGACGGCCGTGCTTCGTGTTAGCCGTAACACGCTGCAGCGTCGTGCGCTCGAAGCCACCGGGAGCGACGACCTCACCGAGTTCGTCGAGGGGCAGGTCGGACTCGTCCTCAGCGACGAGAACCCGTTCAGCCTCTATCGCGAACTCGAGGCCTCGAAGACGCCGGCACCGATCGGCGCCGGCGAGGTCGCCCCGAACGACATCGTGATCCCGGAAGGCGACACCGGCGTCGATCCCGGACCGTTCGTCGGAGAACTCCAGCAGATCGGCGCGAACGCCCGGATCGAGGACGGCTCGATCCAGGTGATGGAGGACTCGACAGTTCTCGAAGCCGGCGAGGAGGTTACGGCAGATATCGAGAACGTCCTCAACGAGCTCGGTATCGAGGCCAAGGAGGTCGGTCTCGACCTGCGAGCGGCGTACGCCGATGGCGTCGTCTTCGATCCCGAAGACCTCGACATCGACATCGACGCCTACGAGCAGGACGTTGCGACCGCCGCGGCCCAGGCCCGGAACCTGTCGGTCAACGCCGTCTACCCGACGAGCCAGACCGCACCGACGCTCGTCGCCAAAGCCACGGGCGAAGCCAAGAGCCTCGGACTGCAGGCAGCCATCGAGGACGAAGCGCTCATGCCCGACCTCGTGAGCAAGGCCGACGGCCAGCTGCGTGCCCTCGCAGCCCAGATCGACGACACCGAAGCGCTTCCTGAAGCGCTCCAGGACGTCGAGGCGCCGGCTCCGTCGACCGAGGACACCGCGGAGAGCGACGACGAATCGAGCGACGACCAAGACGACGCCGACGACACCGAGGCGGAACCCGACGACGATGACGACGATGACGGGTCCGGTGCGGAAGGTCTCGGCGCAATGTTCGGCTAA
- a CDS encoding 50S ribosomal protein L1: protein MADSDIETAVTRALDESPDRNFTETVDLAINLRDLDLDEPSNRVDESVVLPAGTGQETTIVVFAEGETALRAEDVADDVLDGDELADLGDDDDAAKELADDTDFFIAEEAMMQNIGRYLGTVLGPRGKMPTPLSPDDDVVETVNRMKNTVQLRSGDRRTFHTRVGAEDMGAEDISDNIDVILRRLHADLEKGPQNIGSVFVKTTMGPSVEVA, encoded by the coding sequence ATGGCAGATTCGGATATCGAAACAGCAGTCACGCGCGCACTCGACGAGTCACCCGATCGGAACTTTACCGAGACGGTCGACCTCGCGATCAACCTGCGTGACCTAGATCTTGACGAACCGTCGAATCGCGTCGACGAGTCCGTCGTCCTCCCGGCCGGTACCGGCCAGGAGACGACGATCGTTGTCTTCGCCGAAGGAGAGACGGCACTCAGAGCCGAGGACGTCGCAGACGACGTTCTCGACGGCGACGAGCTCGCCGACCTCGGTGACGACGACGATGCGGCCAAAGAGTTGGCCGACGACACCGACTTCTTCATCGCCGAAGAGGCGATGATGCAGAACATCGGGCGGTACCTCGGTACTGTCCTCGGTCCGCGCGGGAAGATGCCGACGCCGCTCTCGCCGGACGACGACGTGGTGGAGACAGTAAACAGAATGAAAAACACCGTGCAACTGCGCTCCGGTGACCGTCGGACGTTCCACACACGCGTGGGCGCCGAGGACATGGGCGCGGAGGACATTTCGGACAACATCGACGTGATCCTCCGTCGACTGCACGCGGATCTGGAGAAGGGTCCACAGAACATCGGCTCCGTCTTCGTGAAGACGACGATGGGCCCGTCCGTGGAGGTGGCCTGA
- a CDS encoding 50S ribosomal protein L11, whose product MAGTIEVLVPGGAANPGPPLGPELGPTPVDVQAVVQEINDQTAAFDGTEVPVTVEYEDDGSFTIDVGVPPTAALVKDEAGFETGSGEPQEEFVADLSVDQVRTIAEQKLPDLLAYDLKNATKEVVGTCTSLGVTIEGENPREFKAKIDDGEYDDVFADEAAA is encoded by the coding sequence ATGGCTGGAACCATCGAAGTCCTCGTTCCGGGCGGAGCGGCCAATCCAGGGCCGCCGCTCGGACCGGAGCTCGGACCGACGCCCGTCGACGTGCAGGCGGTCGTCCAGGAGATCAACGATCAGACAGCTGCGTTCGACGGAACGGAAGTCCCCGTCACCGTCGAGTACGAAGACGATGGCTCGTTCACCATCGACGTCGGTGTCCCGCCGACGGCTGCACTCGTCAAGGACGAAGCCGGGTTCGAAACCGGGAGCGGCGAGCCGCAAGAAGAGTTCGTCGCCGACCTCTCGGTCGACCAAGTCAGAACGATCGCCGAACAGAAACTGCCCGACCTCCTCGCGTACGATCTGAAGAACGCGACCAAAGAGGTCGTCGGCACGTGTACCTCACTCGGCGTGACGATCGAAGGCGAGAATCCGCGAGAGTTCAAAGCGAAGATCGACGACGGCGAGTACGACGACGTCTTCGCCGACGAAGCGGCGGCGTAA
- a CDS encoding HEWD family protein, with the protein MPPVPRACIRFQWRSDCMATNGQDRPIRAPDRRRCEQCGRVETWDPLREQWAIADATRRDRTRRWCIHEWDITGSFCPVESADRQS; encoded by the coding sequence ATGCCGCCGGTTCCCCGTGCATGTATCCGTTTCCAGTGGCGGAGTGACTGTATGGCGACCAACGGTCAGGACCGACCAATTCGCGCGCCAGACCGGCGTCGATGTGAACAGTGTGGCCGTGTCGAAACCTGGGACCCACTTCGAGAACAGTGGGCAATCGCCGACGCGACCCGCAGGGATCGGACACGCCGATGGTGCATCCACGAGTGGGACATTACTGGCTCCTTCTGTCCCGTCGAATCGGCCGATCGACAGAGTTGA